From a region of the Danio aesculapii chromosome 4, fDanAes4.1, whole genome shotgun sequence genome:
- the LOC130222324 gene encoding gastrula zinc finger protein XlCGF57.1-like, whose product MAFIKVESEDLKIEETFTVKQEDLQEQTEETFRVKQEDLQEQTDLMVLKEETHQQNEIEEKQQKPQKIMTDEKPTLTKKTSSHGRPRKSKSGCNFSCKQCRKSFSQKSNLDVHMKVHTRKKPCTCKQCGKSFNSTGHLTVHMRIHTGERPYMCQQCGKSFYHAGNLAEHMRIHTGEKPYSCTQCGKSFKQNGTFKVHMRIHTREQRYSCEQCGKSFGQIQDFKTHMRIHTGEKPFSCKQCGKSFRKKPNLNVHMRVHTREKPYTCKQCGKSFSRKHSFKAHMRIHTGERPFTCQQCGKSFCHSGNFAEHMKIHTGERPYTCQQCGKSFYNPRSLSLHMRIHTGEKPFSCKHCRKSFSLKQNLNVHMRVHTREKPYTCEQCGKSFGKKQDLEVHMRIHTGEKPYTCTQCGKSFTYKNTLKHHMISHTGEKPFVCAQCGKSFTTKTNLKNHMDGHTGTIVFTCDQCGKSLTRKDYIRQHMRTHSGECFRCSECGKGFNHKRSLSTHMKIHNGEQSPQK is encoded by the exons atggcgtttattaaagtggagagtgaagacctgaagattgaagaaacattcacagtcaaacaggaagatctgcaggaacaaacagaagaaacattcagagtcaaacaggaagatctgcaggaacaaacag acctgATGGTactgaaagaagagactcatcaACAGAATGAAATAGAAGAGAAACAGCAGAAACCCCAAAAAATAATGACTGATGAAAAACCCACACTGACTAAAAAGACTTCATCACACGGAAGACCTCGGAAATCCAAATCTGGGTGTAATTTTAGCTGTAAACAGTGtagaaagagtttcagtcaaaagtCAAACCTTGATGTTCACATGAAAGTTCACACTAGGAAGAAACCTTGCACTTgcaaacagtgtggaaaaagcttcaatAGTACAGGACACTTAACcgtgcacatgagaattcacactggggagaggcCGTACatgtgccaacagtgtggaaaaagcttctatcATGCTGGAAACTTGGCAGAGCACATGAGAATTCATACCGGAGAGAAGCCTTActcttgcactcagtgtggaaagagttttaagcaaaatggcacctttaaagtccacatgagaattcacactagGGAGCAACGTTACAGctgcgaacagtgtggaaagagttttggtcaaATACAAGACTTTAaaacccacatgagaattcacaccggagagaagcctttcagctgtaaacagtgtggaaagagtttcagaaaAAAGCCAAACCTTaatgttcacatgagagttcacactagggagaaaccttacacctgcaaacagtgtggaaagagttttagtcGAAAACACAGCTTTAaagcccacatgagaattcacacaggAGAGAGGCCGTttacatgccaacagtgtggaaaaagcttctgtCATTCAGGAAACTTTGCAGAGCACATGaaaattcacactggagaaaggccgtacacatgccaacagtgtggaaaaagcttctataATCCAAGAAGCCTTTCACTGCatatgagaattcacactggagagaagccttttaGCTGTAAACATTGTAGAAAGAGTTTCAGTCTAAAGCAGAACCTGaatgttcacatgagagttcacactagggagaaaccttacacctgtgaacagtgtggaaagagttttggtaaAAAACAAGACCTTGAGgtccacatgaggatccacactggagagaaaccttacacatgcacacagtgtggtaaaagtttcacatataaaaacacactcaaacaccacatgataagtcacaccggagagaagccgtttgtatgtgctcagtgtggaaagagcttcacaaccaaaACTAACCTTAAGAACCACATGGATGGTCACACTGGAaccatagtgttcacatgtgatcagtgtggaaagagtctcacacGCAAAGACTACATTAGGCAACACATGAGGACTCACTCAGGAGAGtgttttagatgcagtgagtgtggaaagggcTTTAACCATAAAAGAAGCCTCAGCACTCACATGAAGATTCACAATGGAGAGCAGAGTCCTCAAAAATGA